The following coding sequences are from one Cygnus olor isolate bCygOlo1 chromosome 2, bCygOlo1.pri.v2, whole genome shotgun sequence window:
- the THOC1 gene encoding THO complex subunit 1 isoform X2 has product MSPPLFSLPEARLRFTSSTREALHNKTIKPLLNAFNQIPGSENEKKCTLDQAFRVIVEEEIINKAPCENLLAIISLAINGVTEGICTASTPFVLLGDVLDCLPLDQCDKIFTFVEKNVATWKSNTFYSAGKNYLLRMCNDLLRRLSKSQNTVFCGRIQLFLARLFPLSEKSGLNLQSQFNLENVTVFNTNEHESTLGQKHSEERDEGMEVEEGEMGDDEAPTSCSIPIDYNLYRKFWSLQDYFRNPVQCYEKVSWKTFLKYSEEVLAVFKSYKLDDTQASRKKLEELKTGGEHVYFAKFLTSEKLMDLQLSDSNFRRHILLQYLILFQYLKGQVKFKSSNYVLTDEQSLWIEDTTKAVYQLLSENPPDGERFSKMVEHILNTEENWNSWKNEGCPSFVKERPPDSKPMRPARKRPAPEDFLGKGPNKKILMGNEELTRLWNLCPDNMEACKSESREYMPTLEEFFEEAIEQADPENMVENKYKAVNNSNYGWRALRLLARRSPHFFQPTNQQFKSLPEYLENMVIKLAKELPPPSEEIKTGEDEDEEDNDALLKENNESPEVQRDKAMTGEQMELFASRLGEHWRALAPYLEMKDSDIRQIESDSEDVRMRAKQLLVAWQDQEGAHATPENLITALSKAGLADLAESLTNDTESSS; this is encoded by the exons ATGTCGCCGCCGCTCTTCAGCCTGCCCGAGGCGCGGCTCCGCTTCACC TCTTCCACCAGAGAGGCCCTGCATAACAAAACTATCAAACCGCTGCTGAACGCATTTAACCAGATTCCTGGGAG tgaaaatgaaaagaagtgtACCTTGGATCAAGCTTTTAGAGTTATTGTAGAAGAAGAAATA ATAAATAAAGCTCCATGTGAAAATCTCCTGGCAATTATTTCTCTTGCTATTAATGGAGTCACAGAAG GTATCTGCACTGCATCAACGCCTTTTGTGCTCCTGGGAGATGTTCTGGATTGCTTGCCTTTGGATCAGTGTGacaaaattttcacttttgtgGAGAAGAATGTTGCTACATGGAAATCA AATACGTTTTATTCTGCAGGGAAAAATTACTTGCTACGAATGTGCAATG ATCTTCTAAGAAGATTATCAAAGTCACAAAACACAGTCTTCTGTGGAAGAATTCAGCTGTTCTTGGCTAGGTTATTTCCGCTTTCTGAAAAGTCAG gacTTAACTTGCAGAGTCAGTTTAACCTggaaaatgtcactgttttCAATACCAATGAACATGAGAGCACGTTAGGACAGAAG cACTCAGAGGAAAGAGATGAAGGGATGGAGGTAGAAGAAGGTGAAATGGGAGATGATGAAGCCCCAACAAGCTG ttccATTCCAATAGATTATAACCTGTATAGAAAATTCTGGTCACTTCAAGATTACTTTAGAAATCCTGTGCAGTGCTATGAGAAGGTCTCATGGAAAACTTTTCTTAAG TACTCGGAAGAAGTTTTGGCTGTTTTCAAAAGTTACAAATTGGATGATACTCAGGCTTCCCGAAAAAAGCTGGAAGAACTAAAAACAGGCGGAGAACACGTATATTTTGCAAAGTTCCTAACTAGTGAAAAG TTGATGGATTTACAGCTGAGTGACAGTAACTTTCGCCGTCACATCTTGTTGCAGTATCTAATACTATTTCAGTATCTGAAGGGACAGGTCAAATTTAAAAG ttcaAACTATGTTCTAACAGATGAACAATCTCTTTGGATTGAAGATACTACAAAGGCAGTTTACCAG CTTCTTTCAGAAAATCCTCCAGATGGAGAAAGATTCTCAAAAATGGTAGAG CATATattaaatactgaagaaaactgGAACTCATGGAAAAATGAGGGCTGCCCAAGctttgtgaaagaaag gcCTCCTGATTCTAAGCCAATGAGGCCTGCGAGAAAGAGGCCAGCTCCTGAGGACTTCTTAGGAAAAggaccaaacaaaaaaatccttatggggaa TGAGGAACTGACCCGCCTTTGGAACTTATGTCCTGACAATATGGAAGCCTGTAAATCTGAGAGTAG ggAATATATGCCAACATTGGAGGAGTTTTTTGAAGAAGCTATTGAACAAGCAGATCCTGAAAATATGGTTGAAAATAAGTACAA ggCTGTGAACAATTCTAACTATGGGTGGAGAGCATTACGACTACTAGCACGCAGAAGTCCCCACTTCTTCCAGCCAACAAACCAACAATTCAAGAGTTTACCAGAATATCTAGAAAACATGGTAATCAAATTAGCCAAGGAGCTGCCT CCtccttctgaagaaataaaaacaggcgaagatgaagatgaggaagatAATGATGctttattaaaggaaaacaatgaaa gccCAGAGGTGCAACGGGACAAAGCCATGACGGGCGAACAAATGGAGCTATttgccagcaggctgggggagcaCTGGAGGGCCCTGGCCCCCTACCTAGAAATGAAGGATTCCGATATCCGGCAGATCGAGTCGGACAGCGAAGACGTGAGGATGAGGGCCAAGCAGCTGCTGGTTGCCTGGCAGGATCAGGAGGGCGCGCACGCGACACCCGAGAACCTGATCACTGCCCTGAGCAAAGCCGGGCTCGCTGACCTCGCAGAGAGCCTGACCAACGacactgaaagcagcagctga
- the THOC1 gene encoding THO complex subunit 1 isoform X1 translates to MSPPLFSLPEARLRFTSSTREALHNKTIKPLLNAFNQIPGSENEKKCTLDQAFRVIVEEEIINKAPCENLLAIISLAINGVTEGICTASTPFVLLGDVLDCLPLDQCDKIFTFVEKNVATWKSNTFYSAGKNYLLRMCNDLLRRLSKSQNTVFCGRIQLFLARLFPLSEKSGLNLQSQFNLENVTVFNTNEHESTLGQKHSEERDEGMEVEEGEMGDDEAPTSCSIPIDYNLYRKFWSLQDYFRNPVQCYEKVSWKTFLKYSEEVLAVFKSYKLDDTQASRKKLEELKTGGEHVYFAKFLTSEKLMDLQLSDSNFRRHILLQYLILFQYLKGQVKFKSSNYVLTDEQSLWIEDTTKAVYQLLSENPPDGERFSKMVEHILNTEENWNSWKNEGCPSFVKERSQPEFQLGPPDSKPMRPARKRPAPEDFLGKGPNKKILMGNEELTRLWNLCPDNMEACKSESREYMPTLEEFFEEAIEQADPENMVENKYKAVNNSNYGWRALRLLARRSPHFFQPTNQQFKSLPEYLENMVIKLAKELPPPSEEIKTGEDEDEEDNDALLKENNESPEVQRDKAMTGEQMELFASRLGEHWRALAPYLEMKDSDIRQIESDSEDVRMRAKQLLVAWQDQEGAHATPENLITALSKAGLADLAESLTNDTESSS, encoded by the exons ATGTCGCCGCCGCTCTTCAGCCTGCCCGAGGCGCGGCTCCGCTTCACC TCTTCCACCAGAGAGGCCCTGCATAACAAAACTATCAAACCGCTGCTGAACGCATTTAACCAGATTCCTGGGAG tgaaaatgaaaagaagtgtACCTTGGATCAAGCTTTTAGAGTTATTGTAGAAGAAGAAATA ATAAATAAAGCTCCATGTGAAAATCTCCTGGCAATTATTTCTCTTGCTATTAATGGAGTCACAGAAG GTATCTGCACTGCATCAACGCCTTTTGTGCTCCTGGGAGATGTTCTGGATTGCTTGCCTTTGGATCAGTGTGacaaaattttcacttttgtgGAGAAGAATGTTGCTACATGGAAATCA AATACGTTTTATTCTGCAGGGAAAAATTACTTGCTACGAATGTGCAATG ATCTTCTAAGAAGATTATCAAAGTCACAAAACACAGTCTTCTGTGGAAGAATTCAGCTGTTCTTGGCTAGGTTATTTCCGCTTTCTGAAAAGTCAG gacTTAACTTGCAGAGTCAGTTTAACCTggaaaatgtcactgttttCAATACCAATGAACATGAGAGCACGTTAGGACAGAAG cACTCAGAGGAAAGAGATGAAGGGATGGAGGTAGAAGAAGGTGAAATGGGAGATGATGAAGCCCCAACAAGCTG ttccATTCCAATAGATTATAACCTGTATAGAAAATTCTGGTCACTTCAAGATTACTTTAGAAATCCTGTGCAGTGCTATGAGAAGGTCTCATGGAAAACTTTTCTTAAG TACTCGGAAGAAGTTTTGGCTGTTTTCAAAAGTTACAAATTGGATGATACTCAGGCTTCCCGAAAAAAGCTGGAAGAACTAAAAACAGGCGGAGAACACGTATATTTTGCAAAGTTCCTAACTAGTGAAAAG TTGATGGATTTACAGCTGAGTGACAGTAACTTTCGCCGTCACATCTTGTTGCAGTATCTAATACTATTTCAGTATCTGAAGGGACAGGTCAAATTTAAAAG ttcaAACTATGTTCTAACAGATGAACAATCTCTTTGGATTGAAGATACTACAAAGGCAGTTTACCAG CTTCTTTCAGAAAATCCTCCAGATGGAGAAAGATTCTCAAAAATGGTAGAG CATATattaaatactgaagaaaactgGAACTCATGGAAAAATGAGGGCTGCCCAAGctttgtgaaagaaag ATCTCAGCCAGAGTTTCAGCTTGG gcCTCCTGATTCTAAGCCAATGAGGCCTGCGAGAAAGAGGCCAGCTCCTGAGGACTTCTTAGGAAAAggaccaaacaaaaaaatccttatggggaa TGAGGAACTGACCCGCCTTTGGAACTTATGTCCTGACAATATGGAAGCCTGTAAATCTGAGAGTAG ggAATATATGCCAACATTGGAGGAGTTTTTTGAAGAAGCTATTGAACAAGCAGATCCTGAAAATATGGTTGAAAATAAGTACAA ggCTGTGAACAATTCTAACTATGGGTGGAGAGCATTACGACTACTAGCACGCAGAAGTCCCCACTTCTTCCAGCCAACAAACCAACAATTCAAGAGTTTACCAGAATATCTAGAAAACATGGTAATCAAATTAGCCAAGGAGCTGCCT CCtccttctgaagaaataaaaacaggcgaagatgaagatgaggaagatAATGATGctttattaaaggaaaacaatgaaa gccCAGAGGTGCAACGGGACAAAGCCATGACGGGCGAACAAATGGAGCTATttgccagcaggctgggggagcaCTGGAGGGCCCTGGCCCCCTACCTAGAAATGAAGGATTCCGATATCCGGCAGATCGAGTCGGACAGCGAAGACGTGAGGATGAGGGCCAAGCAGCTGCTGGTTGCCTGGCAGGATCAGGAGGGCGCGCACGCGACACCCGAGAACCTGATCACTGCCCTGAGCAAAGCCGGGCTCGCTGACCTCGCAGAGAGCCTGACCAACGacactgaaagcagcagctga
- the THOC1 gene encoding THO complex subunit 1 isoform X3, with amino-acid sequence MSPPLFSLPEARLRFTSSTREALHNKTIKPLLNAFNQIPGSENEKKCTLDQAFRVIVEEEIINKAPCENLLAIISLAINGVTEGICTASTPFVLLGDVLDCLPLDQCDKIFTFVEKNVATWKSNTFYSAGKNYLLRMCNDLLRRLSKSQNTVFCGRIQLFLARLFPLSEKSGLNLQSQFNLENVTVFNTNEHESTLGQKHSEERDEGMEVEEGEMGDDEAPTSCSIPIDYNLYRKFWSLQDYFRNPVQCYEKVSWKTFLKYSEEVLAVFKSYKLDDTQASRKKLEELKTGGEHVYFAKFLTSEKLMDLQLSDSNFRRHILLQYLILFQYLKGQVKFKSSNYVLTDEQSLWIEDTTKAVYQLLSENPPDGERFSKMVEHILNTEENWNSWKNEGCPSFVKERSQPEFQLGPPDSKPMRPARKRPAPEDFLGKGPNKKILMGNEELTRLWNLCPDNMEACKSESREYMPTLEEFFEEAIEQADPENMVENKYKAVNNSNYGWRALRLLARRSPHFFQPTNQQFKSLPEYLENMVIKLAKELPAQRCNGTKP; translated from the exons ATGTCGCCGCCGCTCTTCAGCCTGCCCGAGGCGCGGCTCCGCTTCACC TCTTCCACCAGAGAGGCCCTGCATAACAAAACTATCAAACCGCTGCTGAACGCATTTAACCAGATTCCTGGGAG tgaaaatgaaaagaagtgtACCTTGGATCAAGCTTTTAGAGTTATTGTAGAAGAAGAAATA ATAAATAAAGCTCCATGTGAAAATCTCCTGGCAATTATTTCTCTTGCTATTAATGGAGTCACAGAAG GTATCTGCACTGCATCAACGCCTTTTGTGCTCCTGGGAGATGTTCTGGATTGCTTGCCTTTGGATCAGTGTGacaaaattttcacttttgtgGAGAAGAATGTTGCTACATGGAAATCA AATACGTTTTATTCTGCAGGGAAAAATTACTTGCTACGAATGTGCAATG ATCTTCTAAGAAGATTATCAAAGTCACAAAACACAGTCTTCTGTGGAAGAATTCAGCTGTTCTTGGCTAGGTTATTTCCGCTTTCTGAAAAGTCAG gacTTAACTTGCAGAGTCAGTTTAACCTggaaaatgtcactgttttCAATACCAATGAACATGAGAGCACGTTAGGACAGAAG cACTCAGAGGAAAGAGATGAAGGGATGGAGGTAGAAGAAGGTGAAATGGGAGATGATGAAGCCCCAACAAGCTG ttccATTCCAATAGATTATAACCTGTATAGAAAATTCTGGTCACTTCAAGATTACTTTAGAAATCCTGTGCAGTGCTATGAGAAGGTCTCATGGAAAACTTTTCTTAAG TACTCGGAAGAAGTTTTGGCTGTTTTCAAAAGTTACAAATTGGATGATACTCAGGCTTCCCGAAAAAAGCTGGAAGAACTAAAAACAGGCGGAGAACACGTATATTTTGCAAAGTTCCTAACTAGTGAAAAG TTGATGGATTTACAGCTGAGTGACAGTAACTTTCGCCGTCACATCTTGTTGCAGTATCTAATACTATTTCAGTATCTGAAGGGACAGGTCAAATTTAAAAG ttcaAACTATGTTCTAACAGATGAACAATCTCTTTGGATTGAAGATACTACAAAGGCAGTTTACCAG CTTCTTTCAGAAAATCCTCCAGATGGAGAAAGATTCTCAAAAATGGTAGAG CATATattaaatactgaagaaaactgGAACTCATGGAAAAATGAGGGCTGCCCAAGctttgtgaaagaaag ATCTCAGCCAGAGTTTCAGCTTGG gcCTCCTGATTCTAAGCCAATGAGGCCTGCGAGAAAGAGGCCAGCTCCTGAGGACTTCTTAGGAAAAggaccaaacaaaaaaatccttatggggaa TGAGGAACTGACCCGCCTTTGGAACTTATGTCCTGACAATATGGAAGCCTGTAAATCTGAGAGTAG ggAATATATGCCAACATTGGAGGAGTTTTTTGAAGAAGCTATTGAACAAGCAGATCCTGAAAATATGGTTGAAAATAAGTACAA ggCTGTGAACAATTCTAACTATGGGTGGAGAGCATTACGACTACTAGCACGCAGAAGTCCCCACTTCTTCCAGCCAACAAACCAACAATTCAAGAGTTTACCAGAATATCTAGAAAACATGGTAATCAAATTAGCCAAGGAGCTGCCT gccCAGAGGTGCAACGGGACAAAGCCATGA